The Numida meleagris isolate 19003 breed g44 Domestic line chromosome 17, NumMel1.0, whole genome shotgun sequence genomic interval ATCCATTAGGCCACGCGGTCACGGCTGTGGAACCCCTCGCGGCCCGTCCCCTGCTGCCCACCCGCCCCTGGCCGCGGGCCCGGCCCCTGCACCGCTGCGCTGCTGGGAGCGCTGGGGGCCGCGCTGGGGCGCACGGAAGGAACACCAGAGGATGTGGTGTCCGAACATTGCCACAGCCACACCGTCAAGCAAGCGCGGGCCTTGGTGACTGCTTGGGGTCCCATCACCTTGCAAGTGCCACATGGATCTGCATGTCCATCCATCTTCCTCTGCCCTGGGCTCACTCCTCCTTCTCCCACAGCCGCAGTGCAGGGGCTGCCAGCTGGGTTCAGGTCTCTAAGGAGAAGCCCTGCACTCAGAGGGCACTGGTTCTCAGACACCGGGATGTGCAGAGCAGCACGAGGCCAGGAGGGATCCACAGGTCACGCCTTGGGAGCTGGGGAAGGTTTGGGAGCCCCATGACAAGGAGCGATGGAGGAGACTGGGGAAACCGAGAGCAGAGAAACCTGGAAAAAGCAAATGGGATACATCTGTTTACCATTTTTTGCTGCACAGGGGACTGAAGCCCACTGGAAGCACTCCAAGGGGAGCTGCAAGAGGAGTGACGCTGTGCGTTGGAGCCCAGGGAcgtgctgcagcaggatgctggaTACTAAAAGCTGACGGAGCAGCGGAACAGGAGGACCAATGCAGCCCTCAAGCACCAGCACCGTCACGAGTCAcccttcctctccccatccccttcTGTCTGGTTCAAACCCTGTTGTATGGCCCATACTTTCCCTCCTCCTGTTCCACACAACTAGAGGTGCTCAGGTACCATCTGCAGTGTCCCAGGGGAATGGGATTTTCCAAGAACACAATCACTGGGGCTGTTCCTCCAAACTCGAAGCATCACTCCGTGCACCTGATGGCATCACTGGAGCTTCAGCAGGAATACAGGCAGAGAGGAGGATGGCTGAAGGAGGGGCAGAGGaagatgtaaaataaacatctcCGAGACTTTAATCTTAATGGTGAGGACTTGGAGCAGCACTTCAGGAGGACAGTGTCAGCTAGGAGgcagaaacaacagcagtgaTTGCACAAAATGCTCAGCACTTAGGGAAAAGGGAGAGCAGCCTCTCTGACCCCCAGAGCTAATTTTCCTATTCCTTTTCAGTGTTGTTGCTTTGGCCCTGCAAATGAGACAAGATTTGCTGTTGAGTGGCTCTGGCTCCCGGCCTTTGTGGATATGaacccttttttccctctccctcaaATTGTTGGATCTTTGTTTaatgctcttctttttcctttaccaCAACTAAACACCACTCCCAAGAGCCCTCTGAGTGCATCAATCCATTAGCAAAGTCTTCCTTCCAATGCAAATACAGAGTCTAGCTCCTGTTTACAAAACACCAATCCTTCATTAGTAAATATCAAATCAACTCCTGCATAACAAATGACGTGTTTTGGAACCGCTCATAAGGTATCTGGTACCATCTGCCTCTATTTGGAAGCAGGAGAAGATGCTGCGAATTGTTATAGCTCTCCTCACACTTTCTCTTGGGACAGGTAAGTTCAAGAAGACTGGAAAAGCTTGGAGTAGCTCTGTTCTCATCTGTTTGAGAAGGGATTAATGATGTTTTCCGTACCCACACCCCATACCCTTTCTTTCATACATCTCTTTCACAGGTTGAGATCTCTCCTGATCCTTTTCTGattaaagtgtattttttttccattaggaGCTGCTCCCAGGTACATCTGCACCTACTACGATGTCATTGAGTACCTGAACATCTCCTCTCACAGCaagctgcacacacacattcTGCCAAAGACGCATTGGAAGGATCCTCTGGAAGTGGTGATGGATTTTATGCTGATAGCAATTCTGTCTGTGGTAAGGATGCACAAATTTTGACAAGTCTTTATAACAGAAATCTGTGCCATTGTTAGATTGAGGTCTTATCTTTCTGCAAGACTGAACTGGGCCAGCAAGACCCAGGCGTCAGCTGCTTCcacttcttcagctttctgctgcttgaaagttttgttttgttttgttttgttttaagatctTGAGGATTTTGGAAGCTCTGGAGGATTCTAGCAACCCAACCTGTCCTCCTGAGCTGAGTTTCCACACTCTGTGCTGTCCACTGGAGGAGCAATGGTGGAGAGCTCCGGGGCTCTGCATGGGGAATAGCTAAGAACATCAATTAAAtatcttccattttgtttcccTAGGCTGAAAAGCTCCAGActgtcacattttattttgtgttgagCTTGGTAGGTTCCATAAGactatttctttcctgtgcCACCCAGCATGatggctggggctgagcccagcactCACCTTTCCCCTCATACCTCCTTCTGCAGGAGTGGACAAACACTTTTGCAACCTGGGACCCACGGGATTTCTGTAACATTTCTAAAATTGTTCTGCCCTTGGATTCATTTTGGTCACCCCCAATCTTCATTTTGGAACGGTAGgttctcattttacttttgtCCACCAGCGTTAGAAAAATGCTGTGGATGCAAACCGTTGGTAATATTGTAGGAAATGGGATAAACTCAGTTAAAAGCTGTTCCTGTAAGCTAAGCGTAACCAAGAATCTCATGCCTTATAATGATGGGAAAGATAGCTTATATAAAGCACTTTGTGGCTGAGTAATGCGGCATCTCGTGAAATGCAACGTATAGGCTCTGTTAagcctggagaagcagcagggagGATGAGCAATGTGGTGGATGAAATTACCCTTAGCAGTTTTTGCAAGATAACGGGTAGACCACTTTGGATCCGACAGAAGGTTGGGCATGGCTGCCAGCTGTTTGGCTGCAGGGGGAAAGGGTGGGAATCGGCAGGCAGAGAGCCAGCACTGAGCCCCTTCCCCAGAAAGCCCCCACGTCCACTTCCGCTGCATTCCATGTTGGTGTGGCTGAACAGAGCCGTCTGAAAGGGACACTTACAGCCCTGGCTTTTGTGCGATTGAGGATCAttgcagcaccctgcagctcGGTCACTCTCcagttttatttcctccagAGTGAACGAACAGAAGTCCAACTTGGAGTACATTGTTGTCACACACAACGGCACCTTCAACACCAGCCTGCCCTTCCAGGTTACTCTGACGTGCAGCTTGATTATCCTCAAGTTCCCCTTTGACACGCAGACATGCAATGTGAGCATCGCTTCATTTCTCTACCCAGGTAAGTGGCAAGTTAAGTTTTACTGCAAATAAGCTAAATGTGCAAAAGGAATAGCCAAGATGGACCCTGGCTGACTCCTGGGTTCCCTTAGCAGCACCATTCACTGTTAGGGGAGCGCTGTTTAGTTAGAGGGAAAATAAGCTCAGAGTTGTGACGTGTTGGCATCTCTCCCAGCAACACGTCTCCAAGCATCTGGGATGTTCTCTGGTTAGTCTTCTGGGATTGGTCTTTAAAAGCCAAATGACAGCCTTGCTGCAAGAAGCCTGCTATTTGCTCACATctgatttttgctttcctcGTGTGCACGTAAACTTGGttgggaagaagaggaaataactGATCTCTGATAGAAAGCTCAATTCTGCcacttctctcctctccccttgcCCAAACAGTAACAGCCCTTTCCATGAAAGTGAAACGGACACCAGCTGAGATGATGATAAACAGCCAGAGCTTCTTCCTAACTGATGGAGAATGGAAGTTCACCAACCTGAGCATCAATGAATACATGGAAGAATTAGATGATGGAGAATTTCCTGTGATCACCTATATGGTACTGcagtaaattaattttgttttgtgctaatatacaaaaaaaaccaaaaaagtgTGAAACAAGAtagttttccctctttttagGGAGTAAGCATCCACCCAACAGTGTGTTATCTCTTGCTCATTTAAATTTTGTCCATCTTCTTCAACAGATTTCCATGGAGAGACGACCCACTCTGTATATTCTGAACCTCATCCTCCCAACATGTGCCCTGTATCTGCTTGACATGGCCGTGTTGTTTGGACCCAGCTCTCTCGAGGAGAAAATCAGTTTCCAGATTTCCATCATTCTTGGCAGCTCCATGTTAGCTGTGATTCTCAACAACATGCTTCCAACTTCCTCCAACGAACCACCCATAATAGGTACTCATCTTTATTGAATAAATACTGAGTTTTACACAGGTAACAACTCTAAGAAAATCATTTGGCACTTATGGACACATTCATGAGCAGTGATATCATGAAAAGTGAAGCTTTACCAGCTGGCTGcagtttcctcctttctcaGGGGGATTACAGATTCAAGGAAATTAATGCCTATTATCAAATGCCTCATTTGCTTTCCTATTGTTTTGCAGTGCTCTTTTTCTTAGGCACCTTCCTGCTAATGATCATGGCTGTGCTAGACACCTTCTTCCTGCTGCACCATCAGCACAAATCCCTATGCTTAGGCAAGGCTTTCAGAACTGTCCAGCAAGGTAAACCAACCCATAGTTTCTGAAACAAGCAGGTCGGGTTGCCTGCACTCACCTGCAGGCTCAAGTGAAGGTGGGTTTCCTCTGGGCAAGCAGTGCTCCAGACAGATGAGTCCTGGCAGCTGCCCACTACCTGCCCTATTccagcatttgctttttgcagGTATGCACACCGAGCCACCAACGACAACCAACCAGGCCATGAAACACCCTACCAAGAAGATCCAGGAAAAAGTGCAGCAAACCAAGCCCTACTGGAAAACACCAGATCAGGACCCGGTTCTGGTAGTTCTGGAAAAGGTGCTGCTCTACAGCCATTTCTTCttgtcactgtttttctttgctgttatttCTATAAAGTGGAGCAGCTAGGGACCAGCTCTGTGCATTGCTCATTCAGTCTttctcaattttatttcttcaaagcccttcactgtattttgttttcctgcttcatTCATAGAACCAGTTGTTTCAGTTGcctaaattaaaaaacaaaaacaaaacaaacaaacaaacaaaaaacacaaccagGGCATAAGGTCTGCATGGCGCGTGCTTGGTACTCTAGTTCAGTAAAAATACATGTACTCTGAAAGTGCTCCGTGGGCTAGCAAAGTATTTAGATAAAACTATAATGgaattggaagaaaatatattaattccATCCAATAGTAATTCTTACAACTATGTCAGAAAAAGGGACCTAGAGCCTTTTTTCATTTATggagatgttttcattttgaggaAAGACATTTAATAATTCCTGCTCAGataattaaataaatcaatCCAAGTATGAAGCCTTTGTTCTGTTGCTTCTGTGATTTTCAGTGAGATCTGCAACATACAGAAATCCAGAATGGTAGGATCACCAGGATTATAGGGGGCAATACTTGGGATGTTTTAAGTATCCTACTTCTGAACTTCTGTATCTCACCTACACTCCTTCAACTCCTATTGCAATTGGCTGCACCTAAACCATCACAACCAACCTGGAAAGCATCCTCAGTGCACTGCCTGTAAAACTACTGAGACAGACCTCACACTGCAGATTACTACTGAATGTAACTTACTCTGTGGTGCTGGAGTCTGTCTTCTAAGCAACAATTCATCTGCAAAGGCAGAACCATATTCCCTGCACTATGTGGTTACAAGGTGAATGGGTGGCTTGTTTGCATTACAGAAGATGTGTTAGGACTCAATGCTATTATCAGATCTAGCTGAGATCTTAGTACCTGCTATAAAATCAAGCTCATCAGTAAAAGACAAAATCCATGAAAACCACCCTCTGTGCATTGCTGTGTGGTTCCATATTTCTCAAAACCTTGCAACCTCACATCTAAGATCTAAGCCACAGACAGGAGGgaaaacacttttatttaaGAGAGAGTTAATTCTGACAGTCATCAGATAAACTGTTGCCAAGCCAGTTTACAGATCAGCAATGGGTTTGTGTGGCCAGAATGGATACTTCTCCCTGTCCAGTCTGGTTTCAGGGAAAGCTTCATGCAAGTCTTCAACAGTCATCTGTTCAAATGGAATCATGCTTCTGAGCTTCTGAAGCTTGAAGTGGGAGCAGAGACAAATATGTTACAAGTCACTCATCAGCAAGAAAGAGCAAAGCACGCACAGGAAAGAACAAGGTGTGTGCCAAGCAGGGTTAAAGAGAATATTCACAAAGCAACATCCATACTTACTTGCTGCTCATACTCAGCAATGCGAGCTTTGGAAGCTTTCACATACTCAACAATGTTCTTAgactgcaggaaagcagaggacATGGTGAACATGGTTACAATAATGATATTAATCTAGAGTGAACCTGCAACACCACCTTTTAAGTTCATATTAAAATTCATTGTCATTCCATAAGTGGACAAAATCTTGATCAAAAACCAAACCCTTCCCAAAGCAGAAATTCTTTTGCTTAGCCAAAAGCCAGAGACATACAAAGACCAGAGAGCCATACTCTCGCAGGCTGCTCTGCCTGAGCAGATGCAAGCACAGAAAAGACCTCTCCCCTCACCCCTTCCCATCTTCACAGGACTCAGAGACAAGACTGGCATTCAGGAACAGTTCAAACACTTACGGCTTCCTGCTCTTGGGCATCAATTTTGGCAGTTTGTGTATCCACTGGTTCAGGGACCTTCAGTGCAGtgaactggaaaatgaaagaaaattttaaacagtttgATTTACACAACTCTTCATGTGAAATGTCGTTTTCCCTAGCAGCAGGGGAGCATTCCCTCCACTCTTCCTAGGACATGCTCACAAATGCATAGCTTAATGAGCTTTCTAAAACTGATCTCTGCATCTTGAATGCGTAGTTCACAAACAGCACCGCTCATCTACATGCTTAAAGTGATCTATTATATATTGCATGTCATCACCAGGACAAGTTATACTACACATGTGCGTCACAGCATTGTACACAGCAAACCATAGCATCACCAGGAAGTCAACACCAAAGATATATCCTATTATGGACAGATTTTCCTCAAAGTTCCCACACCTACCCAAAATCTGTGGGCTTTTCTGGTCCCATAGCAGCCAATTTCTGTACTGCCAGTGACACTGTGCGACCTTCAGCAAATGCCTGGCTCActcttttcagttcatttctAAACGGGAATGACAACCCCACAGGTATCAGTTAGCTTTGCATGTTTCTTAGTCTGCAGACCTGCACTTATAATTTTCTTCTACTCAGTAAGTTAAAGAAATACTCCAGATGTTTGCTTCAGGAGAGGCACTACCCAAATTCACTCCGACAGGCAAAAGAACTTagtgagttttctttctttcacgTGAGTGACTGATCTGCAGGACATAAAGCAAAGGAAGCTACTAgccaaaactgaaaacatctttGTTCTGGTGTATTCCACTAAAAGATATTCCCTGTTTAAGCCTCCAAAGAGCAGCAATATACAGCTGACAAAGATACCGACCTTCTTCTGAAACTCATCCACCATGCCAGCTTTAGCAACAGCAGTCTTGTAGTGAGCCCAGTCAATGGCAGGGGGTTTCTCAGGCAGCGCAGCCAACCTAAGGAGAGAGAAGACCGCAGTCACTACCAGGGCCAGTACAAATGTGATGCTATCACTTGCTCCCTGCTACTTTCAAGAGAGTTAACAGAGCCTGCTGAGTTGAACAGCAAGTATCTACAGGTTCCTGGTTAATAAGTAGTGATGAACCAATTCTGTAAATTCCCTCCGCCtttgaaacagattttgttCCATATGGACAGACAAATTCAGCCTGCAGCCCTGTTCCATTTCACACTACTGCACAACA includes:
- the LOC110407510 gene encoding 5-hydroxytryptamine receptor 3A-like; protein product: MLRIVIALLTLSLGTGAAPRYICTYYDVIEYLNISSHSKLHTHILPKTHWKDPLEVVMDFMLIAILSVAEKLQTVTFYFVLSLEWTNTFATWDPRDFCNISKIVLPLDSFWSPPIFILERVNEQKSNLEYIVVTHNGTFNTSLPFQVTLTCSLIILKFPFDTQTCNVSIASFLYPGKWQVKFYCK
- the ATP5H gene encoding ATP synthase subunit d, mitochondrial, yielding MAARRTAVKAIDWVAFAERVPANQRAMFNALKTRSDALSARLAALPEKPPAIDWAHYKTAVAKAGMVDEFQKKFTALKVPEPVDTQTAKIDAQEQEASKNIVEYVKASKARIAEYEQQLQKLRSMIPFEQMTVEDLHEAFPETRLDREKYPFWPHKPIADL